In Marinihelvus fidelis, one genomic interval encodes:
- the crcB gene encoding fluoride efflux transporter CrcB, translating to MNALGVQLLAVAFGGAVGAGLRFLVGMGVHHWMGKGFPWGTLAVNIIGSALIGYCLVILPEQQGASPLPRLLLITGVLGGFTTYSAFSVETLQLFHAGQLQRAMLNVLVTVACCLAAVWVGHALARWLHGAA from the coding sequence ATGAACGCGCTGGGGGTCCAGTTGCTGGCGGTGGCTTTCGGAGGTGCCGTCGGTGCCGGGCTGCGGTTCCTGGTGGGCATGGGCGTCCACCACTGGATGGGCAAAGGGTTTCCGTGGGGAACACTGGCCGTGAACATCATCGGCTCCGCCCTGATCGGTTACTGCCTGGTCATCCTTCCCGAGCAGCAGGGCGCATCACCGCTGCCCCGTTTGCTTCTGATTACCGGTGTGCTGGGCGGCTTCACGACCTACAGCGCGTTCTCCGTCGAGACCCTGCAACTGTTTCATGCCGGGCAGTTACAGCGTGCGATGCTGAACGTACTGGTGACCGTGGCCTGTTGCCTGGCCGCCGTCTGGGTCGGTCACGCACTGGCGCGGTGGTTGCACGGGGCGGCCTGA
- the serS gene encoding serine--tRNA ligase, whose translation MLDPVLLRKDPAAVAARLQARGYTLDVDRYQALEERRKATQERLESLKAERNQSAKSIGQAKARGEDIQPLLDAVARLGQELEQLEGEFRAVREEQTAWLLEMPNMAADGVPAGNDDNDNLEVRRWGEPPAFDFQPRDHVELGQGTGLLDSEAAAKLSGARFTVLRGPMARLHRALAQFMLDTHTGDHGYTEVYLPYLVNGDAMQGTGQLPKFADDAFATTDEPPRYLVPTAEVPMTNLAAGEIIEADDLPLKLTSQTPCFRREAGSHGRDTRGMIRQHQFEKVELVQVTRPEDSLDALDQLTGHAETILQKLGLAYRVVVLCTGDMGFAARKTHDIEVWLPGQDAYREISSCSDCGDFQARRMQARWRNPETGKPELAHTLNGSGLAVGRTLIAVLENYQQRDGSVVIPEVLRPYMGGMDVIPAP comes from the coding sequence ATGCTTGACCCCGTATTGCTGAGAAAAGACCCGGCGGCCGTTGCGGCCCGCCTGCAGGCCCGTGGATACACGCTGGACGTGGATCGTTACCAGGCCCTGGAAGAGCGCCGCAAGGCGACCCAGGAGCGGCTGGAGTCGCTTAAAGCCGAGCGCAACCAGAGCGCCAAGTCGATTGGCCAGGCCAAGGCCCGTGGCGAGGACATCCAGCCGCTGCTGGACGCCGTCGCTCGCCTGGGACAGGAACTGGAGCAGCTCGAGGGCGAGTTTCGCGCCGTTCGCGAGGAACAGACCGCGTGGCTACTGGAGATGCCCAACATGGCCGCCGACGGCGTGCCCGCGGGCAACGACGATAACGACAACCTGGAAGTCCGCCGCTGGGGTGAACCGCCGGCGTTTGATTTCCAGCCCCGTGACCACGTCGAACTGGGGCAGGGCACCGGTCTTTTGGATTCCGAAGCGGCCGCCAAGCTCTCCGGCGCCCGCTTTACCGTGCTGCGGGGGCCGATGGCCCGCCTGCACCGTGCGCTGGCGCAGTTCATGCTCGACACGCACACTGGCGACCACGGCTACACCGAGGTCTACCTGCCTTACCTGGTGAATGGTGATGCGATGCAAGGCACCGGCCAGCTGCCGAAGTTCGCAGATGATGCCTTCGCCACCACGGATGAGCCGCCGCGCTACCTGGTGCCCACGGCCGAGGTGCCGATGACCAACCTGGCGGCCGGCGAGATCATCGAGGCCGATGACCTGCCGCTGAAGCTGACGTCACAGACACCGTGCTTTCGGCGCGAAGCGGGCTCGCACGGCCGCGATACCCGCGGCATGATCCGCCAGCACCAATTCGAAAAGGTCGAGCTTGTGCAGGTGACCCGGCCCGAAGACTCACTCGACGCGCTGGATCAGCTCACGGGACACGCCGAGACCATCCTGCAGAAGTTGGGCCTGGCCTACCGCGTGGTGGTGCTGTGCACCGGCGATATGGGTTTCGCCGCGCGCAAGACCCATGACATCGAGGTCTGGCTGCCCGGCCAGGACGCGTACCGCGAGATTTCGTCCTGCAGCGACTGTGGTGACTTCCAGGCGCGCCGCATGCAGGCGCGCTGGCGTAACCCGGAGACGGGCAAGCCTGAACTCGCCCATACGCTGAACGGCTCTGGCCTGGCCGTTGGCCGCACCCTGATTGCCGTGCTGGAGAACTACCAGCAGCGCGATGGCTCGGTGGTGATTCCGGAAGTCCTGCGCCCGTACATGGGCGGCATGGACGTCATTCCGGCACCCTGA
- a CDS encoding aldo/keto reductase, giving the protein MNPTPLGPNGPHFSPLIQGYWRLDEWGYSAAELLDFIKGHVDLGITTVDHAAVYGGFTCEEQFGDALALDPALRERLQVVTKFGIHIPSARFPDCQLGHYDTDAETIIHSVEASLSNLRTDRIDLLLLHRPDPLLNASDVANAFEQLHASGKVLHFGVSNFTPRQFELLQSALSVPLVTNQVEINPLNDAVLWDGTLDQAQQQGVRPMAWSCLAGGRIFDANDEDGARLWAELKTVGEELGGASPDQVAYAWALRLPSRPLPIIGSGNLGRVRATVGALSLQLNREQWFRILAAGQGAGVP; this is encoded by the coding sequence ATGAACCCGACACCGTTAGGCCCGAACGGCCCGCATTTTTCACCACTGATCCAGGGCTACTGGCGCCTGGACGAATGGGGATACTCTGCGGCCGAACTGCTCGACTTCATCAAGGGGCATGTCGACCTGGGCATCACCACCGTCGATCATGCTGCGGTCTACGGCGGCTTTACCTGCGAGGAGCAGTTCGGTGATGCCCTGGCGCTGGACCCAGCGCTGCGCGAGCGTCTGCAGGTCGTCACCAAGTTCGGCATCCACATTCCGTCCGCGCGTTTTCCGGATTGCCAGCTGGGGCATTACGATACCGACGCGGAGACGATCATCCATTCCGTGGAGGCGTCGCTTAGCAACCTGCGCACGGACCGAATTGACCTGCTGCTGCTGCACCGCCCCGACCCGCTGTTGAACGCCAGCGACGTCGCAAACGCGTTCGAACAGTTGCACGCGTCCGGCAAGGTCCTGCACTTCGGTGTCTCGAACTTCACGCCACGGCAGTTCGAATTGCTGCAGTCGGCCCTTTCGGTGCCGCTGGTGACCAACCAGGTCGAGATCAACCCGCTCAACGACGCCGTACTATGGGACGGCACGCTGGACCAGGCGCAGCAGCAAGGCGTACGGCCCATGGCGTGGTCCTGCCTGGCCGGCGGACGGATTTTTGATGCCAATGATGAGGACGGTGCCCGCCTGTGGGCGGAACTGAAAACGGTGGGCGAGGAACTGGGCGGCGCCAGCCCCGACCAGGTGGCCTATGCCTGGGCGCTGCGCCTGCCGTCACGTCCCCTGCCGATTATCGGTTCCGGCAACCTGGGCCGCGTGCGCGCCACGGTCGGCGCGCTGTCACTGCAACTCAATCGCGAGCAATGGTTCCGCATCCTGGCCGCCGGCCAGGGCGCGGGTGTGCCCTGA
- the modC gene encoding molybdenum ABC transporter ATP-binding protein translates to MSIRGHMVLARESFSMDAMFDFPGRGVTGIQGPSGAGKTTLLRAIAGLEKVQRGQLVVNAATWQDNNTCVPVHRRRVGFVFQDARLFDHLDVQGNLDYAGRRGDGVDTQQLSQAIDLLGIGPLLKRRTQGLSGGEQKRVAIARALARGPALLLLDEPMAGLDRDRRDTLLPWLERLQRELEIPVLMVSHDTTEIDRLCDHLALMDAGRMTASGPIQAVLTDTGLATTRSPGAGSILAARVSGYDARWKLNMLDIAGGRLVLPGPALQTQSKVRIRIAARDVSITLQPPADSSILNCLRATVESLVDVGPGQVIARLACGADQVLARVTTRSVDALGLEPGAAVYIQVKSLALLN, encoded by the coding sequence ATGAGCATTCGCGGCCACATGGTCCTGGCGCGGGAATCATTCTCGATGGATGCCATGTTCGACTTCCCCGGCCGCGGTGTCACCGGTATCCAGGGCCCCTCCGGCGCGGGCAAGACCACGCTGTTGCGGGCCATTGCCGGCCTGGAAAAGGTGCAGCGTGGACAACTGGTGGTGAACGCGGCGACCTGGCAGGACAACAACACCTGCGTGCCGGTTCACCGCCGGCGCGTGGGTTTCGTCTTCCAGGACGCACGCCTTTTTGACCACCTGGATGTCCAGGGCAACCTCGACTATGCCGGCCGACGCGGCGACGGTGTCGACACACAGCAGCTGTCCCAGGCGATCGACCTGCTGGGTATCGGCCCTCTCCTGAAGCGTCGCACACAGGGCCTGTCCGGCGGAGAGCAGAAGCGTGTCGCCATCGCCCGCGCGCTGGCGCGTGGGCCAGCCCTGCTGCTACTGGATGAACCTATGGCCGGCCTTGACCGCGACCGCCGCGACACGCTGCTGCCATGGCTGGAACGCCTGCAGCGGGAACTCGAGATTCCGGTGCTGATGGTCAGCCACGACACCACCGAGATCGACCGCCTGTGCGACCATCTCGCGCTGATGGACGCGGGAAGGATGACCGCCAGCGGGCCCATCCAGGCGGTACTGACGGACACCGGCCTGGCCACCACGCGCTCACCGGGTGCAGGCTCCATCCTGGCCGCTCGTGTCAGCGGCTACGATGCGCGCTGGAAACTGAACATGCTGGACATCGCCGGCGGGCGACTGGTTTTGCCGGGGCCGGCACTGCAAACGCAGTCAAAAGTACGGATCAGAATCGCGGCCCGCGATGTCAGCATCACCCTGCAACCGCCCGCTGACAGCAGTATTCTCAACTGCCTGCGCGCCACCGTCGAATCGCTGGTCGACGTTGGCCCGGGCCAGGTCATCGCCCGGCTGGCCTGTGGCGCCGACCAGGTGCTGGCACGGGTCACCACACGCTCCGTGGACGCGCTCGGGCTTGAACCCGGCGCCGCCGTCTACATCCAGGTCAAGAGCCTTGCCTTGCTGAACTGA
- the modB gene encoding molybdate ABC transporter permease subunit produces MIETGALLLSLKLAAVSTAVLLLLGIPLAWGLSCWRWRGRFLVDAIIALPLVLPPTVLGFYLLLAMGPEGFAGRITQALGGSTLAFSFTGLVIGSVIYSLPFVVQPVQNAFMAIGRSPMEAAATLGASPLDRFFTVALPLARPGILTAAALGFAHTLGEFGVVLMIGGNIPGETRVASIAVYDHVETMQWGEAHALSLVLLLMSFILLAAIFAFNRRARWLGS; encoded by the coding sequence ATGATTGAGACCGGCGCCCTGCTGTTGAGCCTGAAACTCGCCGCGGTCAGCACAGCTGTGTTGCTGTTGCTGGGCATCCCGCTGGCCTGGGGACTGTCGTGCTGGCGCTGGCGCGGCCGGTTCCTGGTGGATGCCATCATTGCCCTGCCCCTGGTGCTGCCCCCCACTGTGCTGGGCTTCTACCTGTTGCTGGCCATGGGGCCGGAGGGCTTCGCCGGCCGCATCACCCAGGCGCTGGGCGGCAGCACGCTGGCATTCAGCTTTACCGGCCTGGTGATCGGCTCGGTGATTTACTCGCTGCCGTTTGTCGTCCAGCCGGTTCAGAACGCCTTCATGGCCATCGGCCGGTCACCGATGGAGGCGGCCGCGACCCTTGGCGCCTCGCCGCTGGACCGCTTCTTCACCGTTGCGCTACCGCTGGCCCGCCCCGGCATCCTGACTGCCGCCGCACTGGGGTTCGCCCATACGCTGGGCGAGTTCGGCGTGGTACTGATGATCGGCGGCAATATCCCGGGCGAGACCCGGGTCGCCTCCATAGCGGTCTATGACCACGTCGAAACCATGCAATGGGGCGAAGCCCACGCGCTCTCACTGGTGTTGCTGCTGATGTCCTTCATCCTGCTCGCCGCCATCTTCGCCTTTAACCGGCGCGCGCGGTGGCTGGGGTCATGA
- the modA gene encoding molybdate ABC transporter substrate-binding protein produces the protein MKTEPASPITALSDYTHLEKARPARAFSWGRLAAPALLTLLLGLAMAQGLSADTLRIAVASNFSPTLDQLVEAYPGRSMHRVTLSAASTGKHYAQIINGAPYDLFLAADRARPETLERDGQAVAGTRRTYAIGRLVLWAPSLPQNEVGPELLDPGYPGRLAIANPKLAPYGLAARQVLEHRDAWAAFEPHLVMGENIGQAWLFVASGNADMGLVAASQWQLAKRRSMAGGPGSAWSVPAEWHEPIVQQMVLLRDTPAARDFYAFLASEDARRIITDAGYDTVAGHD, from the coding sequence GTGAAGACTGAGCCGGCATCGCCCATTACGGCCTTGTCCGACTACACGCACCTTGAGAAGGCCCGCCCCGCGCGGGCCTTTTCTTGGGGCAGACTTGCCGCCCCTGCACTGCTGACGCTGCTGCTGGGCCTGGCAATGGCGCAGGGCCTGTCCGCCGACACCCTGCGCATCGCGGTCGCCAGCAATTTCAGCCCGACGCTGGACCAGCTGGTCGAGGCCTACCCGGGCCGATCAATGCACCGCGTGACCCTCTCCGCGGCGTCAACCGGAAAACATTACGCACAGATCATCAACGGCGCGCCCTATGACCTGTTCCTGGCCGCCGACCGGGCGCGCCCCGAGACACTTGAACGCGACGGCCAGGCCGTAGCCGGTACCCGCCGCACCTATGCCATCGGCCGCCTGGTGCTCTGGGCACCGAGCCTGCCCCAGAACGAAGTCGGTCCTGAATTGCTGGATCCGGGGTATCCAGGCCGCCTGGCGATCGCCAACCCGAAACTCGCGCCTTATGGCCTGGCCGCCCGCCAGGTACTGGAGCACCGCGATGCCTGGGCAGCTTTTGAACCACACCTGGTGATGGGTGAGAACATTGGCCAGGCCTGGCTGTTTGTCGCCAGCGGCAATGCGGACATGGGGCTGGTGGCGGCCTCGCAATGGCAACTGGCGAAACGTCGCTCAATGGCAGGGGGGCCGGGCAGCGCATGGTCGGTGCCTGCCGAATGGCACGAACCCATCGTGCAACAGATGGTCCTGCTCAGGGATACGCCCGCGGCGCGTGACTTTTATGCGTTCCTGGCGTCAGAGGATGCCCGGCGCATCATCACAGATGCGGGCTACGACACAGTGGCCGGGCATGATTGA
- a CDS encoding Bax inhibitor-1/YccA family protein, with product MNQIHYSPSVQRVDALTMNRVLRNTYMLLGMTLLFSAAMAGVSMALNWPHPGMLITLVGYFGLLFATTKLRNSGWGLVSVFALTGFMGATLGPIINMYTTAFSNGTELVMMAMGGTAVIFLAMSGLALTSKRDFSFLGKFLFVGILVAFLAGLGAVFFQFQPLMLAVSAMFVMLMAGLILFETQQIVRGGETNYIMATVTLFVSIFNLFTSLLHLLGFALGED from the coding sequence ATGAACCAGATTCACTATTCTCCGTCTGTCCAGCGCGTCGACGCGCTGACCATGAACCGTGTGCTGCGCAACACGTATATGTTGCTGGGCATGACGCTGCTGTTCTCGGCCGCCATGGCCGGCGTGTCCATGGCCTTGAACTGGCCGCACCCGGGCATGCTCATTACCCTGGTCGGCTATTTCGGCCTGCTGTTCGCCACCACCAAGTTGCGCAACAGCGGCTGGGGCCTGGTCAGCGTGTTCGCACTGACCGGCTTCATGGGCGCCACGCTGGGGCCCATCATCAACATGTACACCACGGCGTTTTCCAACGGCACCGAACTGGTCATGATGGCCATGGGCGGCACCGCGGTCATTTTCCTGGCCATGTCCGGCCTGGCGCTGACCTCGAAGCGGGACTTTTCCTTCCTGGGCAAGTTCCTGTTCGTCGGTATCCTGGTGGCCTTCCTGGCCGGCCTGGGCGCCGTGTTCTTCCAGTTCCAGCCGCTGATGCTGGCCGTGTCGGCCATGTTCGTCATGCTGATGGCCGGATTGATCCTGTTCGAGACGCAGCAGATCGTGCGCGGTGGTGAGACCAACTACATCATGGCCACGGTGACGCTGTTCGTGTCCATCTTCAACCTGTTCACCAGCCTGCTCCATCTGCTGGGCTTCGCGCTGGGTGAAGACTGA
- a CDS encoding DUF502 domain-containing protein: MKKNPVVKFLLTTLIGGAVFLVPVGVITWVGYQAVLVMMMVAKPLAAWLPVDTVGGIALANLIALVVVILLCFVAGLVARHTIAGRLMKKLDGLLINVPGYSIIRGIKSGFDETEANSVQPVLVRFDDSERVGLEMQRLEDGRVITYIPSCPSAWSGVTHLVEPSRVTALDISVRQVMELVEQYGFGANTALADHAQRNARISP; this comes from the coding sequence ATGAAAAAGAACCCGGTCGTCAAGTTCCTGCTCACCACGTTGATTGGTGGTGCCGTTTTCCTGGTTCCGGTGGGCGTCATCACCTGGGTGGGCTACCAGGCCGTGCTGGTCATGATGATGGTGGCCAAACCGCTGGCTGCGTGGTTGCCAGTCGACACGGTGGGCGGTATCGCGTTAGCCAACCTGATCGCACTCGTCGTGGTGATCCTGCTCTGCTTCGTGGCCGGCCTGGTCGCGCGCCACACCATCGCCGGCCGCCTGATGAAAAAACTCGACGGCCTGCTGATCAATGTTCCCGGCTACAGCATCATCCGGGGCATCAAAAGCGGCTTTGATGAGACCGAGGCCAACTCGGTCCAGCCGGTACTGGTCCGGTTCGACGACTCCGAGCGCGTCGGGCTGGAAATGCAGCGCCTGGAAGATGGCCGAGTCATTACCTATATCCCGTCCTGCCCGAGCGCCTGGTCAGGTGTCACCCACCTGGTCGAACCCAGTCGGGTGACGGCGCTGGATATCAGCGTCCGTCAGGTCATGGAACTGGTGGAACAGTACGGTTTTGGTGCCAACACCGCGCTCGCCGATCACGCTCAAAGAAACGCAAGAATTTCACCCTGA
- a CDS encoding S9 family peptidase codes for MFERRSLAALLAVSLMAPAAPALADEEVLRRTANNGNLVMEDVPEIPASIVSDLNRYQNVRSASFQAWDADGSALYVRTRFGDVPQIHRVAQPGGARTQLTFFSEPTGGVSRQPNGDRMVFTMDAGGSEFAQIFLLDPQSSDDAVMLTDGSSRNGMVVWDRAGESVAYLSTRRNGSSNDVWMMQVDNPETAEMVLESPDGTMWGPSDFYADDQKLLILNYVGNADSRVHLLDLETRQLSRLAGDPDNPSSNFPFGFDREGEGFYFITDQGGDFRQLAWQSLAPGADPEVVTGDINWHVEGGAISDDRRKIAFTVNEDGFSRLYLMDGDSREFRAVDAIPTGVIGNLAFSPDGRSLAMTLNTPQTPSDTFVLALGEDPMSYAGLTRWTFSEVGGLDTDSFAVPDLVRYPTFDSSDGGPENIPAWVFRPEGEGPFPVIIAIHGGPESQSRPTFSSTYQMWVNKLGAAVIRPNVRGSNGYGKHYMGLDNGFKREDSVKDIGALLDWIATQPDLDQDRVAVFGGSYGGYMVLASAVHYSDRLKAAVDVVGISNFVTFLENTQDYRRDLRRAEYGDERDPDMRAHLEAISPNRHVDKITVPLFVVQGQNDPRVPVTEAEQIVAAMRAHGSPVWYMNALNEGHGYGKKENSDIYQQATVVFFEKFLVGDDEG; via the coding sequence ATGTTTGAACGCAGATCCCTGGCCGCACTGCTGGCGGTTTCATTGATGGCGCCTGCCGCGCCCGCCCTGGCCGATGAAGAGGTGCTGCGGCGCACCGCCAATAACGGCAACCTGGTGATGGAGGACGTGCCGGAAATCCCGGCCTCGATCGTCTCCGACCTGAACCGGTACCAGAATGTCCGTTCGGCCAGTTTCCAGGCATGGGACGCCGACGGCAGCGCGCTGTATGTCCGCACCCGGTTCGGTGATGTGCCGCAAATTCACCGCGTCGCCCAGCCCGGTGGCGCGCGGACCCAGCTGACCTTCTTCAGCGAGCCCACCGGTGGCGTGTCGCGCCAGCCCAACGGTGACCGGATGGTGTTCACCATGGACGCCGGCGGCAGCGAGTTCGCGCAGATTTTCCTGCTCGACCCGCAGAGCTCGGATGATGCCGTCATGCTCACCGACGGCAGTTCACGTAACGGCATGGTGGTGTGGGATCGCGCCGGGGAGTCCGTGGCCTACCTTTCGACCCGTCGTAACGGTTCGTCGAACGATGTCTGGATGATGCAGGTCGACAACCCGGAAACCGCCGAGATGGTGCTGGAATCACCCGATGGCACCATGTGGGGCCCGTCCGATTTCTATGCCGATGACCAGAAGCTGCTGATCCTGAACTACGTGGGCAACGCCGACTCACGCGTCCACCTGCTGGACCTGGAGACGCGGCAGCTGTCGCGCCTGGCGGGCGATCCTGACAACCCCAGTTCCAACTTCCCGTTCGGTTTTGACCGCGAAGGGGAGGGCTTCTATTTCATTACCGATCAGGGCGGTGACTTCCGCCAGCTGGCCTGGCAGTCGCTAGCGCCGGGTGCTGACCCTGAGGTTGTGACCGGTGATATCAACTGGCATGTCGAGGGTGGCGCCATCAGCGATGATCGTCGCAAGATCGCGTTCACGGTGAACGAAGATGGCTTTTCCCGGCTGTACCTGATGGATGGTGACAGCCGCGAGTTCCGCGCGGTGGACGCCATTCCCACGGGCGTGATCGGCAACCTGGCGTTCAGCCCGGATGGTCGTTCGCTGGCGATGACGCTGAACACGCCGCAGACACCTAGCGATACCTTCGTGCTGGCGCTGGGTGAAGATCCGATGTCGTACGCCGGGCTGACGCGCTGGACATTCAGCGAAGTTGGCGGGTTGGATACCGACTCGTTCGCAGTGCCCGACCTGGTGCGCTACCCGACTTTCGACAGCAGCGATGGCGGTCCGGAAAACATTCCCGCCTGGGTATTCAGGCCCGAGGGCGAGGGGCCGTTCCCGGTCATCATCGCCATCCACGGCGGCCCGGAAAGCCAGTCGCGGCCCACGTTCTCCAGCACCTACCAGATGTGGGTCAACAAGCTGGGCGCGGCCGTGATCCGGCCCAATGTCCGCGGCTCGAATGGCTACGGCAAGCACTACATGGGCCTGGACAACGGCTTCAAGCGCGAAGACTCGGTCAAGGACATTGGCGCCTTGCTGGACTGGATCGCGACCCAGCCGGACCTGGACCAGGACCGCGTGGCGGTCTTCGGTGGCAGCTATGGGGGTTACATGGTGCTGGCCAGCGCGGTGCACTACAGCGACCGGCTGAAAGCCGCGGTGGACGTGGTCGGCATCAGCAATTTCGTGACCTTCCTGGAAAACACCCAGGACTACCGTCGTGACCTGCGCCGTGCCGAATATGGCGACGAGCGTGACCCCGACATGCGGGCCCACCTGGAGGCCATCAGCCCCAACCGCCATGTCGACAAGATCACGGTGCCGCTGTTCGTCGTCCAGGGCCAGAACGACCCGCGCGTGCCGGTCACCGAGGCCGAGCAGATCGTCGCGGCCATGCGCGCGCATGGCTCGCCGGTCTGGTACATGAACGCGCTCAACGAGGGCCATGGCTATGGCAAGAAGGAGAACAGCGACATCTACCAGCAGGCGACGGTCGTATTCTTCGAGAAGTTCCTCGTCGGCGATGACGAGGGCTGA
- a CDS encoding response regulator, translated as MIRVLIVDDHELVRAGLRRILEESPEIGDIYEVASGEDAIDFNREHRPDVILLDLGLPGMSAFEATRRLVHARRSVRVIILATHAKSPYPTRMLDEGARGYLTKDCDAAELMEAIHSVCANTTYIGAEAAKQLALSILPGTAESPFDGLSTREMEVMLKLTEGDRVPDIASKLCLSPKTIATYKYRIYDKLGTRSEVDLLRMAMRYGLLEAS; from the coding sequence ATGATCCGAGTCCTTATCGTGGACGACCACGAACTGGTCCGTGCCGGACTGCGCCGTATCCTGGAAGAGAGCCCGGAGATCGGCGATATCTACGAGGTGGCGAGCGGAGAAGACGCCATCGACTTCAACCGGGAGCATCGTCCTGATGTCATCCTGCTCGACCTGGGCCTGCCAGGAATGTCAGCCTTCGAGGCGACTCGTCGGCTGGTTCATGCCCGAAGATCGGTTCGGGTCATCATCCTGGCCACTCATGCCAAGTCACCGTATCCCACGCGCATGCTGGACGAAGGCGCGCGCGGCTACCTGACCAAGGACTGTGACGCCGCCGAGTTAATGGAAGCGATTCACTCGGTCTGTGCCAACACCACCTACATTGGGGCAGAGGCTGCCAAGCAATTGGCGCTATCCATCCTTCCGGGCACCGCGGAGTCGCCGTTTGACGGCCTGTCCACGCGGGAAATGGAGGTCATGCTGAAGCTGACGGAGGGTGACCGTGTGCCGGACATCGCGTCCAAGCTGTGTCTCAGCCCGAAGACGATCGCGACCTATAAGTACCGCATCTACGACAAGCTGGGAACACGCAGCGAGGTTGACCTGCTGCGCATGGCGATGCGGTACGGCTTGCTGGAAGCCAGCTGA